The following proteins are co-located in the Solanum pennellii chromosome 8, SPENNV200 genome:
- the LOC107027766 gene encoding uncharacterized protein LOC107027766 yields MSETNAKNRKKLMNPHTAGKKSFALVRNKLEKDKETVSSKDLFVVTRTRKPGRLYKASNEDTTSKIQMQERMQKMEKQMEEQKKIVRQEVIADVIAQLKHAGLIDPNILAALSTPSPRESTSVQGAKQGDEIEEGNESSSEDLT; encoded by the exons ATGTCTGAAACAAATGCAAAGAATCGAAAAAAACTGATGAATCCACACACTGCTGGCAAAAAGAGTTTTGCTTTAGTTCGTAATAAGCTG GAGAAAGATAAGGAGACAGTATCATCTAAGGATCTCTTTGTGGTTACAAGAACAAGAAAACCTGGTCGTTTGTACAAGGCCTCAAATGAAGATACTACTAGTAAAATT CAAATGCAAGAGAGGATGCAGAAAATGGAGAAACAAATGGaggaacaaaagaaaattgtgcGACAAGAAGTTATTGCAGATGTTATTGCACAACTTAAACATGCAGGATTAATTGATCCTAATATATTGGCAGCATTGTCGACTCCTTCACCAAGAGAATCTACTTCTGTTCAAGGGGCTAAACAAG GTGATGAAATCGAAGAAGGCAATGAAAGCAGTAGTGAAGACTTGACATAG